A window from Parambassis ranga chromosome 13, fParRan2.1, whole genome shotgun sequence encodes these proteins:
- the LOC114445009 gene encoding solute carrier family 35 member F2-like — MAAKQCDDSPRDMSAEDRRDGLLVRSRKFNPKEVFTWRLAKTLLMGQGLAGLICGTAVSSQYLASNFHVNTPMLQSLLNYVLLCVTYTSMLLCRKGDGNILQILRTRWWKYLLLGLVDVEANYTVVKAYQYTTLTSIQLLDCFVVPVLMVLSWWALKTRYRLIHYVAVCICLLGVGAMVGADLLAGRDQGSTSNILLGDGLVLLSASLYAVSNVCQEYTVKNLSRVEFLGMVGLFGTVISTVQMVILERDEMATIQWSWQVGLLFSAYALCMYGLYSCMPIVMKMSSATSTNLSLLTADLFSLFCGVFLFQYNFSGLYLVSLVVILIGFVTFNAVPTPVNSTDPAIASSSSSSSICEEGSYENAVAAQSDIIKQEVAVSITASTGGATS, encoded by the exons ATGGCTGCTAAACAGTGCGACGATTCACCGAGAGACATGAGCGCCGAGGACCGACGGGACGGGCTCCTGGTGAGGAGCAGAAAATTCAACCCCAAGGAGGTTTTCACCTG gcgGCTGGCCAAGACGCTGTTGATGGGTCAGGGTCTGGCCGGGCTCATCTGCGGGACAGCCGTCTCCTCACAGTACCTGGCATCGAACTTCCACGTCAACACGCCCATGCTGCAGAGCCTGCTGAACTACGTGCTGCTGTGCGTCACCTACACGTCCATGCTGCTCTGCAGAAAAG GGGATGGCAATATCTTACAGATTCTGAGGACCAGATGGTGGAAGTACCTGCTGCTGGGCCTGGTGGACGTGGAAGCCAACTACACCGTGGTGAAAGCTTACCAATACACCACCCTCACCAgcatacag ctgctggacTGCTTCGTGGTCCCCGTCCTGATGGTTCTGTCCTGGTGGGCGCTGAAGACACGCTACAGGCTGATCCACTATGTGGCCGTCTGCATCTGTCTCCTGGGCGTTGGGGCCATGGTGGGGGCCGACCTGCTGGCTGGACGAGACCAGGGATCCA CCTCCAACATCTTACTGGGCGACGGGCTGGTGCTGCTCAGTGCGTCGCTGTACGCCGTGTCTAACGTGTGTCAGGAGTACACGGTGAAGAACCTGAGCAGGGTGGAGTTCCTGGGCATGGTCGGCCTGTTCGGCACAGTCATCAGCACTGTACagat GGTGATCCTGGAACGTGATGAAATGGCCACCATCCAGTGGAGCTGGCAAGTTG GGCTGCTGTTCTCCGCCTACGCGCTGTGTATGTACGGTCTTTACAGCTGCATGCCCATAGTGATGAAGATGAGCAGCGCCacctccaccaacctgtcccTGCTCACCGCTGACCTCTTCAGCCTCTTCTGTGGAGTCTTCCTCTTCCAGTACAac TTCTCTGGACTCTACCTGGTCTCGCTGGTGGTCATCCTCATCGGCTTCGTCACCTTCAACGCTGTGCCGACGCCTGTCAACTCCACAGATCCCGCCatcgcctcctcttcctcctcctcctccatctgtgagGAAGGTAGCTATGAAAATGCTGTGGCTGCCCAGAGTGACATcatcaaacaggaagtagcTGTGAGTATCACTGCATCCACCg GTGGCGCCACGTCGTGA
- the dcun1d5 gene encoding DCN1-like protein 5, protein MPVKKKRKLPDSDDHEHRNKITSFTRPAIRSARPINAEKPFSSKKCLAWFHEYAGPDKVVGPEAMEKFCEDIGVEPENIIMLVLAWHLEAVNMGFFTKDEWLRGMTLLQCDCTERLQSKLDYLRGELNDTVVFKNIYRYAFDFARDTDQRSLDMDTAKTMLALLLGRTWPLFPVFHQFLEQSKYKGMNKDQWYSVLEFSRTISTDLSNYDEDGAWPVLLDEFVEWRKTRSLS, encoded by the exons ATGcctgtgaagaagaagaggaagctaCCTGATTCAGATGACCATGAGCACAGGAATAAAATTACAAG TTTCACTCGGCCTGCGATCCGCAGCGCGAGGCCCATCAACGCAGAGAAGCCGTTCTCCTCTAAGAAGTGCCTGGCGTGGTTCCACGAGTACGCCGGCCCTGACAAGGTGGTCGGCCCCGAGGCCATGGAGAAGTTCTGCGAAGACATCGGCGTGGAACCAGAGAAC ATTATCATGCTAGTCTTAGCCTGGCATCTAGAAGCAGTGAACATGGGGTTCTTCACTAAAGACGAGTGGCTCAGAGGGATGACGTTATTACA ATGTGACTGCACAGAGCGGTTACAGAGCAAGCTGGATTATCTGCGCGGTGAACTCAACGACACCGTAGTCTTTAAAAACATCTACAGATACGCCTTCGACTTTGCCAGA GACACTGACCAGAGGAGTCTGGACATGGACACGGCTAAAACCatgctggctctgctgctgggGAGGACGTGGCCCCTGTTCCCTGTCTTCCACCAGTTCCTGGAG cagtccAAGTACAAGGGAATGAACAAGGACCAGTGGTACAGTGTTCTGGAGTTCAGCAGGACCATTAGCACAGACCTCAGTAACTATGATGAAGACGGAGCCT GGCCAGTGCTGCTAGACGAGTTCGTGGAATGGCGGAAAACTCGGTCATTATCATAG
- the LOC114444605 gene encoding cullin-5 — protein sequence MATSNLLKNKGSLQFEDKWDLMRPIVLKLLRQEAVTKQQWFDLFSDVHAVCLWDDKGPAKIHQALKEDILDFIKQAQARVLSHQDDTALLKAYIVEWRKFFTQCDILPKPFCQLEITLMGKQGSNKKTNMEDSIVRKLMLDTWNESIFSNIKSRLQDSAMKLVHAERLGEAFDSQLVIGVRESYVNLCSNPEDKLQIYRDNFEKAYLDSTERFYRTQAPSYLQQNGVQNYMKYADAKLREEEKRALRYLETRRECNSVQALMECCVNALVTSFKETILAECPGMIKRNETDKLHLMFSLMDKVPSGIEPMLKDLEEHIVSAGLADMVAAAETITTDSEKYVEQLLTLFNRFSKLVKEAFQDDPRFLTARDKAYKAVVNDATIFKLELPMKQKGVGMKTQPESKCPELLANYCDMLLRKTPLSKKLTSEEIELKLKEVLLVLKYVQNKDVFMRYHKAHLTRRLILDISADSEIEENMVEWLREVGMPADYVNKLARMFQDIKVSEDLNQVFKEMHKHNKLALPADSVNIKILNAGAWARSSEKVFVSLPTELEDLIPEVEDFYKRNHSGRKLHWHHLMSNGIITFKNEVGQYDLEVTTFQLAVLFAWNQRPRERISFENLKLATELPDAELRRTLWSLVAFPKLKRQVLSYDPPVSSPKDFTDGTLFYVNQEFSLIKNSKVQKRGKINLIGRLQLTTERMREEENEGIVQLRILRTQEAIIQIMKMRKRISNAQLQTELVEILKNMFLPQKKMIKEQIEWLIEHKYIKRDEADINTFIYMA from the exons ATGGCGACGTCTAATTTGTTAAAG AACAAGGGGTCCCTGCAGTTTGAGGACAAGTGGGATCTGATGCGGCCCATCGTTCTCAAGCTGCTCAGACAGGAGGCGGTCACCAAGCAGCAGTGGTTCGACTTGTTCTC AGATGTCCATGCCGTGTGTCTATGGGATGATAAAGGACCAGCCAAAATCCACCAAGCCCTCAAAGAGGACATCCTCGACTTCATCAAACAAGCACAAGCT cGGGTGCTGAGCCACCAGGACGACACGGCACTGCTGAAAGCCTACATCGTGGAGTGGAGGAAGTTCTTCACTCAGTGCGACATCCTGCCCAAACCCTTCTGTCAGCTGGAGATCACGCTAATGGGCAAACAAGGCagcaacaagaaaacaaacatggaggacagcatCGTACGCAAG CTGATGCTCGACACGTGGAACGAGTCGATCTTCTCCAACATCAAGAGCCGCCTGCAGGACAGCGCCATGAAGCTGGTGCACGCCGAGAGGCTGGGCGAGGCCTTCGACTCCCAGCTCGTTATCGGCGTACGAGAGTCATACG TCAACCTCTGTTCTAACCCAGAGGACAAGCTGCAGATCTACAGGGATAACTTTGAGAAAGCCTACCTGGACTCCACGGAGAGGTTCTACAGAACGCAGGCCCCGTCCTACCTGCAACAGAACGGAGTCCAGAACTACATGAAATAT GCAGATGCGAAgctgagagaagaggagaagagagcacTTAGATACTTAGAAACACGTCGTGAATGTAACTCTGTTCAAGCA ctTATGGAGTGTTGTGTGAACGCTCTGGTGACCTCGTTCAAAGAGACCATCTTAGCTGAATGTCCAGGGATGATCAAACGCAacgagacagaca AGCTGCACCTGATGTTTTCACTGATGGACAAGGTGCCCAGCGGGATCGAGCCCATGCTGAAGGACCTGGAGGAACACATCGTCAGCGCTGGCCTGGCAGAcatggtggctgctgctgagactATCACTACT GACTCTGAGAAGTACGTAGAGCAGTTGCTGACCCTGTTTAACCGCTTCAGTAAACTGGTGAAGGAGGCTTTCCAGGACGACCCTCGCTTCCTCACAGCGAGAGATAAG GCTTACAAAGCTGTTGTCAACGATGCTACGATCTTCAAACTGGAGTTGCCAATGAAACAGAAGGG TGTGGGTATGAAGACTCAGCCGGAGTCCAAGTGTCCTGAGCTGCTGGCAAACTACTGTGACATGCTGCTGAGGAAAACTCCGCTCAGTAAGAAGCTCACCTCAGAGGAGATCGAGCTCAAACTCAAAGAAGTG ctcttgGTGTTGAAGTACGTCCAGAACAAAGACGTGTTTATGCGTTACCACAAAGCTCATCTGACCCGGCGCCTGATTCTGGACATTTCAGCAGACAGCGAGATCGAAGAGAACATGGTGGAGTGGCTGAGG GAAGTAGGAATGCCTGCAGATTATGTGAACAAGCTGGCCAGGATGTTCCAGGACATCAAAGTCTCAGAGGATCTCAATCAGGTCTTCAAagagatgcacaaacacaacaagctggcactgccag CGGACAGCGTCAACATTAAAATCCTGAATGCAGGCGCCTGGGCTCGGAGCAGTGAGAAGGTTTTCGTGTCGCTGCCCACAGAGCTGGAGGACCTGATCCCCGAGGTGGAGGACTTCTACAAGAGGAATCACAGCGGCCGCAAACTGCACTGGCATCACCTCATGTCCAACGGCATT ATCACCTTCAAGAACGAGGTGGGTCAGTATGACCTGGAGGTGACGACGTTCCAGCTGGCGGTGCTGTTTGCCTGGAACCAGAGGCCGCGGGAGAGAATCAGCTTTGAGAACCTCAAACTGGCCACAGAGCTGCCGGATGCAGAGCTACGCCGAACCCTCTGG TCTCTGGTTGCCTTCCCGAAGCTGAAAAGACAGGTGTTGTCATACGACCCTCCGGTCAGCTCGCCCAAAGACTTCACAGACGGCACTCTGTTCTATGTCAACCAGGAGTTCTCGCTCAT caAAAACTCCAAAGTCCAGAAGCGGGGAAAGATCAATTTGATTGGACGGTTGCAGCTAACGACAGAGCgaatgagagaggaggagaacgaagGAATCGTTCAGCTTAGAATTCTCAGAACTCAG gaggccatCATCCAGATCATGAAGATGAGGAAGCGGATCAGTAACGCCCAGCTGCAGACGGAGCTGGTGGAGATCCTGAAGAACATGTTTCTGCCTCAGAAGAAGATGATCAAGGAGCAGATCGAGTGGCTCATCGAGCACAAGTACATAAAGAGGGACGAGGCGGACATCAACACCTTCATCTACATGGCCTAG